GGTTAGATCTTGATTTTCATTCAATATTGCAAGTGGAAGGTCTTTGCCAATTAATACTCTGCAACTTCAGCAAAACAATTATCTTTAGATTAtgaagtgagaaaaaaaaaaaaggcaatcaAAATTATCTTCAGATTATCAAAAATTATACTAGAGCATGTGATCAGCAAGCCACAGTATAGCCATTGCGCTACGGAAATCAAAATCTCCTATTACAATCATATGTTTTTCATCTAAATATCACAGTTCATCATGATGAATGCTGGTGAAAACTTTGGCATGCTCTGAAATATGTTTGGAGTGCTTGGTTCACTTGTATCCGGTGATGTTGAACATTCCAACACATGCTTGCTGTATGCAATCCAACATGTCTACAGCAGTAGCAAAGTCTCCGTATGCATTACCTAATGGGACATGGATCTATCCTAAATCAAGGTGCTTATTTCCTACAGAAGGAACCCCTTAAACATGAATCTATCCCAAACCAAGGTGCTAAAATTAGCTTAGATCCAACAACAATCTCAATGAGCAGGGTGACTTATAATTTCTTTCAAATGAATAGCAGCTCATGTAGAACTTCAGAATATAACATATCCCTCAAATTGGCTGTTAGcaggaaaaatatcatttttttgtAACCGAGCTTCCTAGCGATTAATCGATCAATAAAATCTAAATAAATAAGAAACGAGATCTAAGCTCCAACAAGCAGTTATAACAAAAGAGCTAGGATCGCCCTAAAGCAGAAGCAAAGGAATCGCAGATTTACCGCAAAAAAGCCCACCTTTCATCGACAAGCCGAGAAAAAACCACAAGAGAGTAACACTACCAGAGAACAAGGTTCGATGGAAGACCCTAATCCAATCGCGAGCCTTCCTTTTTCGCCAAGTATTCTCGAATTCACTTGATGCAAGTGGGGAAGCAAGCCAGCCAAAGCGGGGGGAGGGCGGACCGGATAAGGCGTCGGCAGCGGCGGAATCCGGCGGCCTAACCCCGactgatcggttcccgacctgcacCAAGCGAGCCCGAGAGTGTGGCGACGAGCACGGAGGGAATGGTTAATTTAATGCACATTCATCATACGCTTGCGGTGGCCGACTCGAACTGGGGGAAGAAGCGGGCGATGGAGGCGGACTTAAAGAAGCGAGGGCGGCACCGGTGAGGAGCGCAGGGCGGAAGGGTATATTCGTCCATCCACCCCTCTCGCGAGCCAACTCGACGTCGATCCACTTGTCGTCGTCACGTGGCCATGTCCACATCACGTGGGCTCTCCTGCTCGTTGGCAGTGGGATTCTGAtctcttccttctttttcttttaactCTGTCAGGAACACATTTCCTCATGATTAATCCACAATTAATCCCAACCCTCCTTCCTCTAATCAAAGCTTACGTGTCGAAGGTTGATGATGTGATTCGTctggaatttttattttttttagattttctgaATTCTTTATTGTTTGGAAAATCAATCCAATTCTTTATTCTTTTCCTAATGGCAGCTAAATCGATGCTTCCCTGAATTGAGAATCCTAAAGcatgaaagaaaagaaatagaGAGCGTTGTGACGACGTCAATCGTAGGAACAATAAATCAGAAGAGGTGTGTCGACGAAGGAAACTCCGAAGGTCGCATTCGGCCATCGGAAAGGGAACCCTTTGCCACCTTTCTCATCCTCTTAAAGCTACCCCACACAGCATATAAAAGGCCTTTATACCAAATGAACAATAAGAGTTAGGGGGAAAGAAAAAGCAACGATAATTTTGATATCGCTTTATCAAAGCGATAGGATCCAAGATTTGGACGGCATAAAGTCACGGAGCATATTTGGGTGAGACattctttagagagagagagagagagagagagagagaatctacTTCTTGACGTCGATTCATTTCGAATATGATCAGAGAGTATGACGACGGTGTTGCAGAACGATCTACCGCGGACTGGTGGTCTTGCCATATGCCCAGAACAGGGGACGAAGACAAAGCAACAGAGCAGGTTCTCCATGTGTCTCTATAATCCAAGAGATCCTCCCCACATCTCACCGGACCATTTCGACTTGTCCTTTTCTTCTTGTATTGGGACATGAACGCCATAAATTCTAATTTGATCTACAGTGACCTCGGAGCATGCATGTTAGTCGATACACTGGAATCTTGTCTCGGAGCTCTAATGGTGCCATTTATCATGAGGAATAGAGTCAGTCGAGATCGACTGAGCTACAAAGCGGTGAGAGAGGCGCGAGATCTGAGGCTGTATTCAATGCTCAAAAAAGGCAAAGCATGAAAAGCTCCCCTCATTTGCCACGAACACACATTGGAACATCATAAAGACCAAAGACCAATCTTTTTTTTTGGCAGGCTTTAATGATGCATATctccctctctgtctctcttcttTTCCTCGATATTCTCAAAAGAATCTGAGTTTGATTTAGGGGGCATTGTTCACCACTATTAACTACTGTTTATGCCATTCCTACGAGCATATGTTAATGTTAGTGATCGCAGAATCACAAGAAAGGGTGAAGAGCGTAGCCCCCACCCCCACTAAAGAAAGGAGTGCTGTTGGGGGCTCCACACAGGCACCTTTCCCAGTACAAATGCTATGGGCTAAAGCATAAGTTAAAACTCTCACATGAAGTGAGCAGTGACTATCCCAGaagtcattaaaagcatcataggGAGCTCAACTATGAGTTGGTATCATCACTTATAAATCTAATTACATTCCATGGGTCAACATTAATCACATTATGACTGTTGACTTATAAATCCCAACATTAAATAGGAGTCAGGAACACGAGAGATTTGTCATCTAACTCAAGGCTCTTTCTTCATCGGTCTTGGGTGTTGCACCCACCCTGTGTTCAAGCTTCAAGCTGTCATGCATTGATGAGGCACAGTTCAGTCTTGTTATACTCCGAAGGTTTTCTTCTTGGGAAGAAACTGTTGGTAGATAAAGCTTTCTTCCAATTTAAGTATAGCCATAAAACTCACCATGCATAACACAGTCTCTTCCCTGCTGCCTCTGTAATAATAATGTCTTTCTCACTTGGTCATGTATACCATCAATCTGCCTCAAATTCTGCTACAACCCTTGCTCATATCGGCGACTTGATGCTGCATCGCTCTGCACACAGAGTTTGGCCTTTTTCGCCCTTTCACCGTCTCCGATGTCCTCGAGACAAAACAAGAAAGCTGAAAGCACGTAAAAGAAGAGCCAAAGGCGACTGGAGAACGCTCTACTGATTTCCCATGACAAGTTTAAGTGCGCATTACTAGAGCACCGGAGAGAGTCTAAACTCTCAGAAAGCAAGAAACACCAGAGCGAAGAAAGAGGGAGATAACAGACGGACTACTGAGAAGCACAATGTCTTCTGCTttgtcttcctttctcttcctcctcctcgttccTCTGTTGTTACTCCGAGTCTCTATGCTGCACGCGCTGCCCGTTCCCGACCCCGCCCCCGTCCAGGTTCACCCGGCCACGTCGACGGCGGTCTCCTCCTCTCTTCCCGCCGCCACCATCCCTGCCTTCCCCGAACAGTCCGACGTCGCCTCTGCCACCTGCCCTCTCGACCTTCCCTCCGACCTTCTCCCTTCCGTCACCGCCGCATGCTCCTCCCCCTCCGCTTCCGGAAGCCACCTCCGCCTCCCCTCCCGATCCCGCTGCTGCCCCGCCCTCGCCGCCTGGCTCTACGCCGCCTACTCTCCTAGCGCCCTCGCCGCCCGCCCTCTGCCTTCCGCCGGCTACGACCTCCCTGCTCTTCCAGACGACTCCGAGTCTTGTGCCGCCGGCGTGGAGCGCGCAATGCGGGACCGCGGGGTGGCGCTCCCGCGCGCCAACGCCACGTGCGACGCCGCCTACTGCTACTGCGGCGTCCGACTCCGGCGTCTCGCGTGCGCCGGAGGGTTCGTGGCGGACACAGCGGCGGGTCTCTGGGTCCCCGCCGGAGACGGCGGGCGTCGTTTGGAGAGCGACTGTGCTCAGCCTGGCCTCACCGGGTGCAGTCGCTGCCTCCGGTCCCTCAATCAGGTgagtcgcctctctctctctctctctctctctctctctgggcacTGTGATCAAACTTGGCTTTGCATTTCTGCGTGGATAATCGTGCACCGCATACCTTTATAGCGTATAAACCATAGTGTTCCGGATCCTTCAGGATTTGGACTTGGTAACCCAAGTTGACAGCAAATGAGGGTTGAGTCACACATGTTCGTGTTCCAGGAGCAATGCTTACTTGGTTCACCGTTCACCTCGCTGCATGTCCTCCCTATATCTGCTTAACATGACGACTACATTTTTTTGACCTTTTCTAAAGCGcaagtgtttgatgtaatgcgttAGTAATGGAGAAGTGTAGTCTCTGTCTGCGACGACAGTGTGGTCCACATAAGAATTTCCCCTGCAGTTCTACAGGTCTACAGCTTATGTTATCTGCAAGACAAGCTCTGAGGGACTCTTTTGGTTACCACTTCATCTGGCAGTATACATGAGAAAAGACTACGCATTAAGCTTCTACATACATTCTCTGTTGCCTCTCTGTACTTTACTGCTTGTTCATCGTTGAGCACTGTACTGATTTGGGCAGCTGAAGGCGAAAAAGCAGCAGGGCAGCGAGGCGAGCGGATCGGAGAGGAAGGAGGCCGCCACCCATGGCAGGGAATGCCAGCTGATGGGAGTGACGTGGCTCCTCTCCAGGAACCGGACGCTCTACCTCCCGTCCGCTACCGCGATTCTCCGCGTCCTCATGGCGGCCGACGCCGTCGGAAGCTCGGATCCGACCTCCTGCTCGCTCTCACAGGACGCCATGCCGCTCGCCGTCGGCTCTACTCAGATTGATGGCCGCGTCGACGGATCCTCCGCTTCTGGGTCGTTGCTTCTGTCTCCGTTCCATCTCCTGTTGCTGGCTCTGTTCGCCGTCCAATCCCTCCTCCATCCCTCTAGCTAGTTGATATCCCTTTTGTACGTGAAGCAAAATAAGAAAGGACATGGAGAAGCTAGGCTTCCTCACTTTGCTCGTTGTAATTATATCTCGCCACTCTGCCGGCCTTGTGAAGTCTTTGCGATGTTATGGCTTCAGGTGCTTCCAATCTTTATATGCCAACCCCCATCACAACAAGCTATAGGATCATGGTGGCTATTAATTGTTTATAGTTTTGCTCTCAGCCCATAAGAAGAGAAAACGAGATTTGAACTCAACACCTCGCATCTTTGGATGAGCATATTTGTGGCCAAAGCTACGCAACTTTGCTTTGCAGTCAAACGATGCTGCAAGCGTTTGGGTTCTCCTCGCTTAATATGGCGGTGAGGCGATTCTCGTCGGTGGCAATGCGGTAGATGCCTTCACGGATAGGAGTAGGATAGTAATGGTACTCGCCGCCGAAGTACTCCCGCCGCCGCTCCCCCTCCTCCCATCTCGGCAACGGCGACGTTACGTACCGGTAAGCTGACTCGGGATGGGCGGGAACCGGCTCATGCTGGTTCGGTCGAGGGCTCGGTCCAGGACCAAACCGGACACGGGCGGAACTTTTATGGGTCGGGTAGGGTGAAGCGTCGAGATGATCCGGTGGTGTGCGGCTCTCATCGGGTCGGTCCGGTTCAGGAGCGAGCCGGACTCGGATCTGTTCCTTGGGCTGGACCATCTCTGCTTGAGGTGACGGGGAGATCACGGCCTCATGGTTGTGCTTTGAGAATGGAGGTTCTGGTGGCACTGCTTCGACAGGGCTACCACTGAAGAACGTCACATGCTGCGCCTCGGTTCCAGCGTAAGAGTATGTTGGTGGTGGTGAGTCCGCCATTGTTGTGGCTACTCCATGCCTCTTCCACCCTGGAAACAAAGCGTGAAAACAAAAGGAATGCAGTATGAGAGAGATCAGTCTCGTATTAGCTGTTGCCTCTGCGTGGTTTGTGTTTCCCTGTCTAATGTTTTAGTCTAATTTCATGCTTGCACAGAATGCCTTAGAAAAACAAATCAGAAGTGGCGATATCTTTTCACCGAAAGGAGATCGCCGTATCTGAAGGTTGCAGCATGCAGTCGTCAAGTTTTATGTTGTTACATCTGTGATATGATTACTCTGGCAACGAAGTTAGAACTGCTTTGTTCGCAATTTGACTACAGAAAGAAACATCTATTTCTAACATCGATTGATATCTAATACCTTTGCACATCCGGAGGACCTTGCACACCATCTTGCCGACAGGGTAGCAACccatctctctctgtttctctcgcTGTATGAGTGCGGCTTGCTTCCTCAACTCTGTAGAAGAGAGCTTGATGAAATGGCTCTTTAAATGGATGAATAGCAGGAATCTGATGAAAAAGTGAAGCACCTAACGCACCAGGTGTGGTTTTTCACTGAATGGAGAGAAGAGAGCGGACTTCCAACTCTGATATGTGAATATATTCCTATGCTTTGAAGTTGTCTCCAAATCTTCTTCAGATTCTCTCCTTTCCCACTTTTCCTTGAGATTGTTCTCTACGTTATCTCTATTGTGGGCCGCAATGGCAAGTTCCTTCTTTGGTTAAGCATGTGGTGTTATGTCAGGTTTTGCCTAACTTGATTCAACTCTAATGTAATGAAGTCAATATCAGCATATGCGCTCTACTCTATCAAAATTCTTATCTACAAGTTGATGATGTAGATTGTTCCATTGCTTTGCTCACTGTCGCCACCATAAAACCTGATTCTAACGCTCCCTGAGAAGGCTTGAATGTTCCAGTAATTCTTGGATCCATGGTGATTATTGAGAAGAGTACATAATTTCTGACAGCTACCAGCATTCAAATTTCATTCGACTGTGGAAAGTTAAGCGTAATTACATCATCTTTGAGCTTTGCTGTTCTCTGCCAGTACACTGCACATAGTCTCTCTATTGTGCCTTATGCAGCCTCGAGCTCACCTTTTGCTGCTTTGCTCCATGTCTCTGACTTCGTATTCATCTCTCTGTGTTGGAGATTGAAGAGTACTAAGTCTAGCATCGACGATTAAACACGGACTGCTTCTGCTATTGAACAGAGATAAGAAACACAAAACCGTGCCTAATATTCCTTGTTCTACTTCAACATACTAATCCGAATCTGCAATCAAAGGATTCTGATCGATAATGCTACAAAATTCTTATCTCGGTTGTAGTGCTTATGATTACCAAGCCAAATGAACAACGACAGTATAGCTAGCTCTCTGTTCATATAGCATGACTGAATCACCAGCAAAACCTCCGGGGGTGATTTAGACAACATAAATATGATTTGTCCATCCCATGAATCGTATCAATCAATTCGCATTTGAATGTCTTCTAGCATATGCAGACAAGAGAATGAGGTCTTCAAGGGATCTGTGGCTGACACTGACAAATTGTCATTGTATGTATTATGAACTGTCCACTTCATCAAAAGAAAAGTCGATTATGTTCGATGTTAGTGTGTGGGGTGTTCTGTTGTCGCAAAATAACACTGATTAAAACCTGATCTTGTTGTATTGGGACTCTGCAAGATTTGTTCCTTTATCCAATCCATTTGATTTTCCTATGCATTTTCAAGTTTCCATGTGCACATGAATCAGACCTCAGAAAAGTGTTTCCAGAAGCTTATACTAATTGCAATAGAGATCTGACATTGGCAGTGAATTCTCTTCAAAAGAGCTCTTCATATGCTACTAATGTGGCAACTTAGGCACCAAGACTGTCTGTCTCCTGCTTCCTTGTTGTGTTCTCAAAGTTAGGACCTGCGCTAGTGAATCAATCATGTTCCTCGTTTGTTCTTGGATTTCATGAAGCCGCTGATTGACTCTTTGTATAGTTTTGATGTCTGAAAACTTGTAGCCTCAAGAATCAGACAACTATACTTACTGAGCTTGCATCACTAGAAGTGCACGTCTAGTTGTCATGCAGCTTAACTCCTCTCATAGACTACTTCGCACTGAGGATTTCCAAGTCATTAGGCAGTTGTGTCATTAGGAAAAAAGATGAGACAGCAGGAGTTGGCACAGAGCAGGGGATGCACCCATGATGGTGCAGAAGATAAGGAATGGCCTAAAGATGCTTTGTGAATGGAACGCTTCGGTGGGGTGGTGGGCTTTGCTTTTCCTTTCTCCATCAATGAACGATGTGCTTTTGTTTTCctgcttcctttttctttccccTACTCCATGTCTTCTTGTGCAGCCCTTTCGCATTAACAACAGCTGGTGGGTGGCTCGTCTCCATCGCTTCCCTTCTCTCGAGTGATAGATACACCCAACCAACATGAGCTTAGCTTTACAACATGCTTAATCAGATTCCAAGTTCTCACTAAtttgatagtagataagattttctcaactatacgaggaaatctctttattatgttaagaaaaatcttctattctattgagggaaatcctttctccaaAGGGAACATATTAATGCATCgaagcattttttatttctttaataaattttttttatttttttaataaagcttcttcagtgattgttctcatcttctttttttttcatcataATTGCCCTTCGTTCGTGGAACTGAAAATATCATTTATAGAAGATAATAATGCTCCTTCCGATCCTCTGGCAAGAGAGATCGTGATCATCCTGCAATTCGTTGTCTCTGTCCATAGCTTTGATGATAAATCATAGGAAAAGATATCCTCCAAATATATCACAATCATAAAAGAGAAGTGTGTTTTTCGATGTAGAAGACATGCTATAGACTTCTAAGAAGACATGATTTGGCCTTTACAGCTGACTCAACGTAGTAAAAGTTCTTTCTCCGGAGTTCCACATCAGTGTATGTACCAgtcaaaaggaagaagaaaaggacgaGAGATTAGTCGATGTTTGCTACGATCAAAAGTAGAAATATCTTAGTCGTTCTTCCTCGTGGTAAAAGACATGGCACTTTGCTGGAAACTACGTAACTAAGACAGCACTAATTAACAGCAGGATTCGACGTTAGGGAGCGGCAGCGAGCGGCTAATCTTACGGCGGCTTCGACAAAAGGTATGGTTTTGATGGATCGATATGGCTTTCACCGTCGCTGCTGGCTTTACCATTGGACCATCGGAAGGCCTAGAATCTTCCGTGGTCCCAAAGATCGCAGATTGTGGGGCCCCATTATTCATCATCTAATCGAGTGGCATTAGACCGCGTGCAGGGTCTTTCACCCAAGTCAAAACAAAGTAGAAGTGACGGGAGGAGAGTCCCATATCCACACGTTTTCGGGCACCATCTTACTTGCGGAGACTACAAAGAAACAGgtgaggaggggaggaggagcagaaggaagaggaagggaagaagagaaagaggtaTCCATATCGAAGAAAGATGCACCTGCAAAGTAGGAAACCGCTACTCCAAGCACTTGTTTCAGTCATCATCGTCGTGGTTTCCATTTTGATCGGGTGCTCGGCGTCGGACGTTCATGGAGAAGCTGCCGTGTCGCGGACAGAACGAGGATTGGAGATGAAGTGCACGTGCAATCCATGCGGGTACCCTTGTGGTTACTCAAGCCCACCACCGCCATCGCCACCACCACcatcgccgccgccaccaccagtGCCTTATTATCCTCCACAACCATTCTGTCCACCACCCCCGATGCCACAGCGGCCACCACCATCATCATGGCCGCCATACTACTGGTTGGGCTCACCGGGAAAGCTGTATCCAGTGGATCCGGATTACTTCCCGTCAGAGGCTCGTCGGAGTTGCATGTCGTGGTTCCCGGCGCTGGTAGCAATTGCGCTGTCGTTGATGTGGTTGTAGGGGCATATACATATAGGCCGGTGAAGCCATAGGGTATGCAGTACATATACATAAGCCTGTTGTTGTCCCCTCTCCATTGTTTGTCTCCCTCCAATTGTACTTCTCGAATCCATGCTCTGTGAACCGATTAGAATTTAAGCTTGTAAGTTCATCGTTCCtaacgttctctctctctctctcacaatcaTATTTTGAAGCTATACAGTATGTGTTTCAACACTGAGATTTGAGGAGTTCGAGTAACGGAGTGTGTAAATGCCTGCGGGTCAAAATGTATGACAATGGTAGAGTCGTGACAGCTGCAAGAAGACTAAGGTAGAGTTGCGTGAGGAATCCGCTCTCTTAGCCATTTCAAGCAGTCCGCTCCTTCCTCGATGTCAAGTCAACTTACGCCCCACAGTGGATGGTTTTGTACATCACTTCATTTCGTTTTGTGTTTTGTCCTTGCCATGACGAAGTAATCAACCACGCCAAATTCCATCATCATGTGTGATATGATTCCGTAGATCATCATCCATCTGGTTTTCCTTTGATATGTATAATCTGTGTGCATGTGGTGGGTGCGAACAATGACAGACGGATGCCGATAGAAAAAGCGAGAGGATAAAAGCAAAAGAGGAACAGGCCATCGCATTTGAACTTGA
The window above is part of the Musa acuminata AAA Group cultivar baxijiao chromosome BXJ1-1, Cavendish_Baxijiao_AAA, whole genome shotgun sequence genome. Proteins encoded here:
- the LOC135672909 gene encoding uncharacterized GPI-anchored protein At4g28100-like → MSSALSSFLFLLLVPLLLLRVSMLHALPVPDPAPVQVHPATSTAVSSSLPAATIPAFPEQSDVASATCPLDLPSDLLPSVTAACSSPSASGSHLRLPSRSRCCPALAAWLYAAYSPSALAARPLPSAGYDLPALPDDSESCAAGVERAMRDRGVALPRANATCDAAYCYCGVRLRRLACAGGFVADTAAGLWVPAGDGGRRLESDCAQPGLTGCSRCLRSLNQLKAKKQQGSEASGSERKEAATHGRECQLMGVTWLLSRNRTLYLPSATAILRVLMAADAVGSSDPTSCSLSQDAMPLAVGSTQIDGRVDGSSASGSLLLSPFHLLLLALFAVQSLLHPSS
- the LOC135672913 gene encoding extensin-like translates to MGCYPVGKMVCKVLRMCKGWKRHGVATTMADSPPPTYSYAGTEAQHVTFFSGSPVEAVPPEPPFSKHNHEAVISPSPQAEMVQPKEQIRVRLAPEPDRPDESRTPPDHLDASPYPTHKSSARVRFGPGPSPRPNQHEPVPAHPESAYRYVTSPLPRWEEGERRREYFGGEYHYYPTPIREGIYRIATDENRLTAILSEENPNACSIV